Proteins found in one Homalodisca vitripennis isolate AUS2020 chromosome 4, UT_GWSS_2.1, whole genome shotgun sequence genomic segment:
- the LOC124360429 gene encoding microtubule-associated protein Jupiter-like, protein MKPPGGECHDLWGASFNGSPSHLRVLKPPGGGSSDIFGTSAEPTEPQRKTRTHLTSSIFGEETVTPSRNKAGNDSFYNLFGNEPQVRPVSAFKDKTKSNIILDDVSTNTTDSDAKKSLTFTNEDVTQSGDSVDGEVPVNHDSVHTNGNNSDILPESSMIDICELTEREATKMPDGGNSAASNGPAVNGASSTSESSASTPAPTPAPATAAAAKQRVPPGGFSSGLW, encoded by the exons ATGAAACCTCCAGGTGGCGAGTGTCACGATCTCTGGGGAGCGTCTTTCAACGGATCTCCCAGTCACCTCAG GGTGCTGAAACCACCTGGTGGAGGCAGCAGTGACATTTTTGGGACTTCAGCAGAACCCACAGAGCCTCAGCGAAAAACTAGAACACACTTGACCTCATCAATTTTTGGTGAAGAAACTGTTACCCCCTCAAGAAACAAAGCCGGTAATGATTCCTTTTACAATTTGTTTGGAAATGAACCGCAAGTCAGGCCTGTATCAGCCTTTAAGGACAAGACCAAAAGTAATATTATCCTTGATGATGTTTCTACAAATACAACTGACAGTGATGCAAAGAAAAGTCTGACCTTCACTAATGAGGATGTTACACAGTCGGGAGACTCTGTTGACGGAGAAGTTCCAGTAAATCATGATAGTGTACATACAAATGGAAATAATAGCGATATTCTGCCAG AATCCTCAATGATAGACATCTGTGAACTGACAGAGAGGGAAGCTACAAAGATGCCAG ATGGCGGCAATTCCGCAGCCAGCAATGGACCAGCTGTGAATGGTGCCTCGTCCACCTCAGAGTCTAGTGCCTCCACTCCGGCCCCTACCCCAGCTCCAGCTACCGCTGCTGCTGCCAAGCAGCGTGTGCCTCCCGGCGGCTTCTCATCAGGCCTCTGGTGA
- the LOC124361511 gene encoding polyketide synthase HetM-like: protein MQAREQFGLRKFVATERVIPLKGDVSLTLLGLTKDVYNSLCLDVDVVIHAAAQVNLILPFNALYNTNVLGTRNVLLFSAKSKIKPVHYISTNAVFPSGLRDVKENVDMNQFCNQLGEWL from the exons ATGCAGGCCAGAGAACAATTTGGATTAAGAAAGTTTGTAGCAACTGAACGAGTAATTCCTCTGAAAG gaGACGTATCCTTGACCCTTCTGGGTCTTACCAAAGATGTGTACAACTCTCTCTGTCTGGATGTAGATGTGGTGATCCATGCTGCAGCTCAAGTCAACTTAATTCTGCCTTTCAATGCTTTGTACAATACCAATGTCCTTGGCACTcgtaatgttttacttttttctgcTAAATCTAAAATCAAGCCTGTCCACTACATAAG CACAAATGCAGTGTTTCCTAGTGGCTTGCGGGATGTCAAGGAAAATGTAGACATGAATCAATTCTGCAATCAGTTAGGAGAGTGGTTATAG